In Glycine max cultivar Williams 82 chromosome 7, Glycine_max_v4.0, whole genome shotgun sequence, a single window of DNA contains:
- the LOC100787456 gene encoding putative rRNA methyltransferase YqxC yields MALQFLKHPVTISRGLHNETTLTFISRLRNPKLLFSVRCEDNAQIATSFRSYATAKSEKVLQVRKKKRLDEICVEKYQQYSRSVIQSWILQGKVYVDGKVINKAGTPVPGKAVVEIKADVPKYVCRAGHKLEAAVELLGVDVAGKVALDSGLSTGGFTDCLLQYGASHVYGVDVGYGQVADKIRRDERVSVIERTNLRYLAELPQNVDLVTLDLSFISILLVMPAVVNAMKENAALVTLVKPQFEARRSQVGKGGIVKDPAVHQEVLEKIIKGVENFGFCCKGWIESPLKGAEGNTEFLVHFNRTHNIEVPEDLE; encoded by the exons ATGGCTCTACAATTTCTGAAACACCCCGTAACCATCTCACGAGGCTTGCACAACGAGAcaaccttaacttttatttctcgGCTACGAAATCCAAAGCTCCTATTCTCAG TGAGATGCGAAGACAATGCTCAGATTGCAACTTCTTTCAGGAGCTATGCTACTGCAAAATCAGAAAAGGTTTTGCAAGTGAGGAA GAAAAAGCGGTTGGATGAAATATGTGTTGAAAAATATCAGCAATATAGTAGATCCGTCATCCAGTCATGGATTTTGCAAG GCAAAGTATATGTGGATGGGAAGGTGATAAATAAAGCTGGTACCCCTGTGCCTGGCAAAGCTGTTGTGGAGATAAAAGCTGATGTTCCCAAATATGTATGTAG AGCTGGACATAAGTTAGAAGCTGCCGTTGAACTGCTTGGTGTTGATGTTGCTGGTAAAGTAGCTCTTGATTCTGGGCTTTCAACTGGAGGATTTACTGATTGCTTACTTCAGTATGGTGCATCACATGTTTATGGAGTTGATGTTGGTTATGGACAG GTAGCTGACAAAATTCGAAGAGATGAACGTGTATCAGTGATAGAACGGACAAATTTAAGATATCTTGCTGAACTCCCACAAAATGTTGATTTGGTGACTTTAGACCTCTCATTCATCTCTATTCTCTTG gTGATGCCTGCCGTGGTCAATGCCATGAAGGAAAATGCAGCATTAGTGACTTTGGTTAAACCACAATTTGAAGCTCGTAGATCTCAA GTAGGAAAAGGAGGAATAGTGAAAGATCCTGCTGTTCATCAAGAG GTCCTTGAGAAGATTATAAAGGGAGTAGAGAATTTTGGTTTCTGTTGTAAAGGTTGGATTGAGTCTCCTCTGAAAGGTGCTGAGGGTAATACAGAATTCCTTGTTCACTTCAACAGAACCCATAATATAGAGGTTCCTGAAGATCTGGAGTAA
- the LOC100786914 gene encoding ubiquitin-like-conjugating enzyme ATG10, which produces MDLQGAVKDIIAWDGTLSSSDFSLSAHTFSEKWKRFNPSFPPWQWIPCLKHHLVASHKVEGYLSLENMCHIKSSEEEESDRSLTWKEESNISQREEPFDNAALVCPEHEVNQYDFHIVYSATYRVPVLYFRSYHGDGQLLPFDEIEKDLPGHSAKLRSESKWTFISHEEHPYLNRPWYKLHPCGTSDWMKLLFNGDSSLNKKDFVIEQYLVSWFSAIGLVVGLKMPLEMLDTVVSNNS; this is translated from the exons ATGGACTTACAAGGTGCTGTTAAGGACATAATTGCTTGGGATGGTACTCTCTCTTCAAGtgatttttccctttctgctcaTACATTTTCTGAGAAGTGGAAAAGGTTCAATCCTTCCTTTCCTCCATGGCAGTGGATCCCATGTTTAAAACATCATTTGGTTGCTTCTCATAAG GTGGAAGGATACTTATCCCTGGAGAACATGTGCCATATCAAATCAAGTGAG GAAGAAGAGAGTGATAGAAGTCTGACATGGAAAGAAGAGAGCAACATCTCACAGAGAGAAGAGCCCTTTGATAATGCAGCTTTAGTAT GTCCAGAGCATGAAGTAAACCAGTACGATTTTCATATCGTCTACAGTGCTACATATAGAGTTCCAGTCTTGTACTTCCGTTCATATCATGGTG ATGGGCAACTTTTGCCGTTTGATGAAATTGAAAAGGACCTTCCTGGTCACTCTGCGAAGTTACGATCAGAATCCAAATGGACATTTATATCTCATGAG GAACATCCATATTTGAACAGGCCATGGTACAAATTACATCCATGTGGGACAAGTGACTGGATGAAGCTTCTCTTCAATGGTGATTCATCTTTGAATAAAAAGGATTTTGTTATTGAACAATATCTGGTTTCCTGGTTCTCGGCCATTGGGCTAGTCGTCGGTCTTAAAATGCCTTTGGAAATGCTGGATACTGTAGTTTCTAACAATTCTTAG